ATCTCCTTGTCTCGTTTTACCGGTTTAGTTTAACCCGTTTGGTTATCGTTTGCGATCCTCGAAGAACAGTCAATACCACCTCTTGCCCGGCCATGGTGTTCATATTCTCGTAGAACTTTTGCATTCCGGGAACTTGGACACCGTTGACTTCCAGGATGATGTCGTCTTTCAGGAGGTCGGCCTGGTAGGCGGGGGAATCAATCACTATATTTCGAACGATGAGCCCCCTGTTGGTCTGGAGGCTCTTTTTCATTTCGTCCGGTAACCCCGTCACAAACGCCCCGAAAATAATCGTATCGACTTTACGCCAAAAAGTGGCCACGTATTCAAAATAGTCGACCCGTTTCGGGACGTAGGTTACTTGGGGGTCGCCTCCCGTGCGAATTTCGGTCCGTCGGGACACGTCACGTTTGCCCTTGGGGCCGGAAACGGTAGTGTCATCCCGGATTTCGGTGGTGGTTCGCGGGGTCCACTGGGTCATGGCCACGGTTTCCATCATGGTTTTAGAGAACTTTTTTTCGATGAGAACAAGGTTGGCTCCAATTGATTTGGCTTTGGTCAGGGCCAACGAATCATCCATTCGCTTGCCATCGAATTTTGAAT
The Elusimicrobiota bacterium genome window above contains:
- a CDS encoding PDZ domain-containing protein; this translates as MLRSHHVSLLFMTLGALVGCTNPYRANFISMEDRIPPWIQNRFTPPSKQPRLQYSEDSLSDKWKLFEQGYFMVGYSKFDGKRMDDSLALTKAKSIGANLVLIEKKFSKTMMETVAMTQWTPRTTTEIRDDTTVSGPKGKRDVSRRTEIRTGGDPQVTYVPKRVDYFEYVATFWRKVDTIIFGAFVTGLPDEMKKSLQTNRGLIVRNIVIDSPAYQADLLKDDIILEVNGVQVPGMQKFYENMNTMAGQEVVLTVLRGSQTITKRVKLNR